The Desulfofalx alkaliphila DSM 12257 genome contains a region encoding:
- a CDS encoding YidC/Oxa1 family membrane protein insertase, which yields MWNALVEGMRSVINSLYLFTDTIGIPSYALAIVLLTVIIKVALYPLTKKQMVSMKMMQKIAPEIKAIQDKYKKKDPQKMQKKIMELYQKHNVNPMAGCFPILIQMPILIALYRALFNFDFINPEHATIFIINLAERDPTFILPILAAVTTFMQSKLTTNTADTTQRTMLYVMPALIGWIAATVPSGLALYWVIFNLVGAIQQFYINKHVLATEKKEVAEN from the coding sequence TTGTGGAATGCACTCGTTGAAGGAATGAGATCGGTAATAAATTCCTTATATCTTTTTACCGACACCATTGGTATACCCAGCTATGCGCTGGCAATTGTCTTGCTGACAGTGATTATTAAAGTTGCGCTCTATCCCCTTACAAAGAAACAAATGGTTTCCATGAAAATGATGCAAAAAATAGCTCCTGAAATTAAGGCAATACAGGATAAGTATAAGAAAAAAGACCCACAAAAAATGCAAAAAAAGATCATGGAGCTATATCAAAAGCATAATGTGAATCCTATGGCGGGTTGCTTCCCCATATTAATACAAATGCCAATTTTAATAGCACTGTATCGGGCCTTGTTTAATTTTGACTTTATTAACCCCGAACATGCGACTATTTTTATAATAAATTTGGCAGAAAGGGATCCTACTTTTATTTTACCGATATTGGCTGCCGTAACCACCTTTATGCAGTCCAAACTGACAACTAATACTGCTGATACCACCCAGAGAACAATGTTGTATGTAATGCCGGCTTTAATTGGATGGATTGCCGCAACTGTTCCTTCAGGTTTAGCTTTGTATTGGGTGATATTTAACCTGGTGGGAGCAATACAACAGTTTTATATTAATAAACATGTCTTAGCTACAGAAAAAAAGGAGGTAGCTGAGAATTGA
- the jag gene encoding RNA-binding cell elongation regulator Jag/EloR, translating into MKTLEVTGKTIEDALLNAVNELGVSRDEIEYEVLEEASKGLFGFFGVKPARVKVILKENPVKKTTELLQSIVKAMDLPVDIQVNDNGQAIKVNMQGPDLGVLIGRRGETLDALQYLVNLSVNKNLEKRQKIILDVEGYRTRREETLKKLALRLADKAKRRGKSVVLEPMNAQERRIIHTALQTRDDIYTFSEGEEPYRKIVIAPKKS; encoded by the coding sequence TTGAAAACTTTAGAGGTGACAGGTAAGACCATAGAAGATGCCCTTCTTAATGCTGTTAACGAATTGGGTGTATCTAGGGATGAAATTGAGTATGAAGTATTAGAAGAGGCATCTAAGGGTTTGTTTGGTTTTTTTGGCGTTAAACCGGCAAGGGTAAAGGTGATTTTAAAAGAGAATCCTGTTAAAAAGACCACTGAATTACTGCAGAGCATTGTAAAGGCCATGGATCTGCCGGTGGACATACAGGTAAATGACAATGGACAAGCGATTAAAGTTAATATGCAAGGTCCAGACCTGGGGGTCTTAATAGGCAGACGTGGAGAAACCCTGGATGCTTTACAGTACTTAGTAAATCTATCGGTGAATAAAAACCTGGAAAAAAGACAAAAAATAATACTGGATGTTGAGGGTTACAGGACAAGAAGGGAAGAAACTCTGAAAAAATTAGCTTTAAGACTTGCTGATAAGGCCAAAAGAAGAGGTAAAAGTGTAGTTTTAGAGCCGATGAATGCCCAAGAGAGGCGTATTATTCACACAGCTTTGCAGACAAGAGATGATATATATACAT
- the yidD gene encoding membrane protein insertion efficiency factor YidD, with protein MIKRAVLGLIWIYQKIISPLKPRTCRFYPTCSEYSRLAIIKYGLIKGLWLALKRIIKCHPFHPGGYDPV; from the coding sequence ATGATTAAAAGGGCGGTGCTTGGGTTAATTTGGATATACCAAAAAATAATATCTCCTTTAAAACCACGCACCTGCAGGTTTTATCCCACATGTTCTGAATATTCAAGACTTGCCATAATAAAATATGGTTTAATTAAGGGGTTGTGGCTGGCGTTAAAAAGAATAATAAAATGTCATCCCTTTCACCCAGGGGGCTACGATCCAGTATAA